From the genome of Duffyella gerundensis, one region includes:
- the leuL gene encoding leu operon leader peptide — MIRFTRLLGLLLNAPLLRGRLVGGIKH, encoded by the coding sequence ATGATTCGTTTTACCCGCCTACTCGGTCTACTACTAAACGCACCTCTGCTGCGCGGTAGGCTTGTGGGCGGAATCAAACACTGA
- the ilvI gene encoding acetolactate synthase 3 large subunit translates to MEMLSGAEMVVRSLIDQGVKHVFGYPGGAVLDIYDALQTVGGIDHILVRHEQGAVHMADGYARATGDVGVVLVTSGPGATNAITGIATAYMDSIPLVVLSGQVPSSLIGYDAFQECDMVGISRPIVKHSFLVKRAEDIPDALKKAFWLAASGRPGPVVIDLPKDILSPANKLPYIWPESVSMRSYNPTTQGHKGQIKRALQTLLAAHKPVIYAGGGVINAECHDALRALAEKLNLPVVSSLMGLGGFPATHRQSLGMLGMHGTYEANMTMHNADVIFAVGVRFDDRTTNNLAKYCPDATVLHIDIDPTSISKTVAADVPIVGDAKWVLQLMLELLAQNESQQQFDSLRDWWQSIESWRSRHCLEFDRTSDQIKPQAVIETIWKLTHGDAYVTSDVGQHQMFAALYYPFDKPRRWINSGGLGTMGFGLPAALGVKLALPEETVVCVTGDGSIQMNIQELSTALQYGLPVMVLNLNNGFLGMVKQWQDMIYSGRHSQSYMESLPDFVRLAEAYGHVGVSIARPEELEEKLAFALAELAKGRLVFVDVNVDGTEHVYPMQVRGGGMDEMWLSKTERT, encoded by the coding sequence ATGGAGATGTTGTCAGGAGCCGAAATGGTTGTTCGATCGTTGATCGACCAAGGTGTTAAACATGTGTTCGGCTATCCGGGCGGAGCGGTACTGGATATCTACGATGCGCTACAAACCGTCGGCGGTATCGATCATATTTTAGTCCGCCATGAACAGGGCGCCGTGCATATGGCCGATGGCTATGCACGCGCGACCGGTGATGTCGGTGTGGTGCTGGTCACCTCAGGTCCGGGCGCGACGAATGCGATTACCGGTATCGCCACGGCCTATATGGATTCAATTCCGCTGGTGGTGCTCTCTGGCCAGGTACCTTCTTCTTTAATTGGCTATGACGCGTTTCAGGAATGCGACATGGTCGGCATTTCACGTCCTATCGTAAAACACAGTTTTCTGGTTAAGCGGGCGGAAGATATTCCTGACGCGTTGAAGAAAGCGTTCTGGCTGGCGGCCAGCGGCCGTCCCGGCCCCGTGGTTATCGATCTGCCCAAAGACATTTTAAGCCCGGCGAATAAGCTGCCCTATATCTGGCCAGAGTCGGTGAGCATGCGCTCTTACAATCCGACTACTCAGGGACATAAAGGACAAATCAAGCGTGCGTTGCAGACGCTGCTTGCTGCGCATAAACCGGTGATCTACGCCGGTGGGGGTGTGATCAATGCGGAGTGCCATGATGCGTTGCGTGCATTGGCTGAAAAGCTGAACCTGCCGGTGGTCTCTTCGTTAATGGGGCTCGGCGGCTTTCCCGCTACGCATCGGCAAAGTTTAGGCATGCTGGGCATGCACGGCACCTATGAAGCCAACATGACCATGCACAATGCCGATGTGATTTTCGCAGTAGGCGTGCGTTTTGACGATCGCACCACCAACAACCTGGCAAAATATTGTCCTGATGCCACTGTGCTGCACATCGATATCGATCCGACCTCAATTTCAAAAACCGTGGCGGCCGATGTGCCTATCGTGGGCGATGCGAAGTGGGTGCTACAACTGATGCTGGAACTGCTGGCGCAAAACGAGTCGCAACAGCAATTCGACAGCCTGCGCGACTGGTGGCAGAGCATTGAAAGCTGGCGTTCCCGCCACTGCCTCGAGTTCGATCGTACCAGCGATCAAATCAAGCCGCAGGCGGTTATTGAAACCATCTGGAAACTGACCCACGGCGATGCGTACGTTACGTCAGACGTTGGCCAGCATCAGATGTTCGCTGCGCTCTATTATCCATTTGATAAACCGCGTCGTTGGATCAACTCTGGTGGCCTGGGCACCATGGGCTTTGGTTTACCAGCCGCGCTGGGCGTAAAGCTCGCCCTGCCGGAAGAGACGGTGGTCTGCGTTACCGGCGACGGCAGCATTCAGATGAACATTCAGGAGCTCTCCACCGCACTGCAGTATGGTCTGCCGGTGATGGTGCTCAATCTGAACAACGGTTTCCTCGGCATGGTGAAACAGTGGCAGGACATGATTTATTCTGGCCGCCATTCGCAGTCTTATATGGAGTCTCTGCCCGATTTTGTTCGTTTGGCAGAAGCTTACGGTCATGTAGGGGTTTCCATCGCGCGTCCGGAAGAGCTGGAAGAGAAGCTCGCCTTTGCCCTGGCGGAACTGGCGAAAGGTCGACTGGTGTTTGTCGACGTCAATGTAGACGGCACCGAGCATGTTTACCCGATGCAGGTACGCGGCGGTGGTATGGATGAAATGTGGTTAAGCAAAACGGAGAGGACGTAA
- the ilvN gene encoding acetolactate synthase small subunit: MRRVLSVLLENESGALSRVVGLFSQRGYNIESLTVAPTDDPTLSRMTIQTVGDEKVLEQIEKQLHKLVDVLRVTELGQGDYVEREVMLVKIQASGYGREEVKRSAEIFRGQIVDVTPTLYTVQLTGTSDKLDAFLKTVREVAEIVEVARSGIVGVSRGDRIMR, translated from the coding sequence ATGCGTCGTGTGTTATCGGTATTGCTGGAAAACGAATCCGGCGCATTGTCCCGAGTGGTTGGCCTGTTTTCGCAGCGCGGATATAACATTGAGAGCCTGACCGTGGCACCTACGGACGATCCAACGCTTTCCCGCATGACCATTCAGACGGTTGGTGATGAAAAGGTGCTGGAGCAGATCGAAAAGCAACTGCACAAGCTGGTGGACGTGCTGCGCGTGACCGAGTTAGGGCAGGGCGATTACGTTGAGCGTGAAGTGATGCTGGTGAAAATTCAGGCCAGCGGCTACGGGCGCGAAGAGGTGAAACGCAGCGCGGAGATCTTCCGTGGACAAATCGTTGACGTTACGCCGACGCTTTACACGGTTCAGCTTACTGGCACCAGCGACAAACTCGATGCCTTCCTGAAAACGGTTCGCGAAGTCGCTGAGATCGTTGAAGTGGCGCGCTCAGGAATCGTTGGCGTTTCGCGTGGCGATCGCATTATGCGCTAA
- the cra gene encoding catabolite repressor/activator → MKLDEIARLAGVSRTTASYVINGKARQYRVSEKTVEKVMAVVREHNYHPNAVAAGLRAGRTRSIGLVIPDLENTSYTRIANYLERQARQRGYQLLIACSEDQPDNEMRCVEHLLQRQVDAIIVSTSLPPEHPFYQRWINDPLPIVALDRALDREHFTSVVGADQDDSQALAAELRQLPLNNVLYLGALPELSVSYLREQGFREAWKDDTRPIDYLYVNSFERSAAAAAFEGWLETHAMPEALFTTSFGLLQGVMDVTLRREGRLPTDLAIATFGDHELLDFLDCPVLAVAQRHRDVAERVLELVLASLDEPKKPKPGLTRIRRNLFRRGKLNRKMA, encoded by the coding sequence GTGAAACTGGATGAAATCGCGCGCCTGGCCGGTGTCTCGCGCACCACTGCCAGCTACGTCATAAATGGCAAAGCGCGGCAGTATCGTGTCAGCGAAAAAACCGTTGAGAAGGTGATGGCGGTGGTGCGTGAGCATAATTATCATCCCAATGCGGTGGCCGCAGGATTACGCGCCGGACGAACCCGCTCCATTGGCTTAGTGATCCCCGATCTGGAAAACACCAGCTATACGCGCATTGCCAACTACCTTGAGCGCCAGGCACGGCAGCGCGGTTATCAATTGTTGATTGCCTGTTCTGAGGATCAGCCCGACAACGAAATGCGCTGCGTTGAGCATCTGCTGCAGCGTCAGGTTGATGCCATTATCGTTTCAACGTCCTTACCGCCTGAACATCCTTTCTATCAGCGCTGGATCAACGATCCGCTGCCGATTGTGGCGTTAGACCGCGCGCTGGATCGTGAGCACTTCACCAGCGTGGTAGGAGCCGATCAGGATGACTCCCAGGCGCTGGCGGCTGAATTGCGTCAGCTTCCGCTGAACAATGTGCTTTATCTTGGTGCGCTGCCTGAACTGTCGGTTAGCTACCTGCGTGAGCAAGGGTTTCGCGAAGCCTGGAAAGACGATACGCGGCCGATCGATTACCTTTACGTTAACAGTTTTGAGCGTAGCGCTGCGGCGGCGGCTTTCGAAGGCTGGCTGGAAACGCATGCGATGCCGGAGGCGCTGTTCACCACCTCCTTTGGCTTGCTACAGGGCGTGATGGATGTGACCCTGCGACGCGAAGGGCGGCTGCCAACGGATCTGGCGATTGCCACCTTCGGCGATCATGAACTGCTCGATTTCCTCGACTGTCCGGTACTGGCGGTAGCGCAGCGTCATCGCGACGTTGCTGAGCGTGTGCTGGAGCTGGTATTAGCCAGTCTGGATGAGCCGAAAAAACCCAAGCCCGGGCTGACACGCATTCGCCGGAATTTATTTCGACGCGGCAAATTAAATCGAAAAATGGCGTAA
- the mraZ gene encoding division/cell wall cluster transcriptional repressor MraZ yields the protein MFRGATLVNLDNKGRFAVPVRYRDTLSAESQGQMVCTIDLHQPCLLLYTLPEWEIIERKLSRLSSMNPAERRVQRLLLGHASECQMDNAGRLLLANTLRQHARLTKEVMLVGQFNKFELWDEQTWYQQVKDDIDAEQSAQDPLSDRLQDLSL from the coding sequence ATGTTCCGTGGGGCAACGTTAGTCAATCTCGACAATAAAGGACGGTTTGCCGTTCCTGTTCGCTATCGCGACACGCTGAGCGCCGAATCGCAGGGACAAATGGTGTGCACCATTGACCTCCATCAGCCTTGCCTGCTGCTTTATACCCTGCCCGAATGGGAAATTATCGAACGAAAGCTGTCTCGCTTATCCAGCATGAATCCCGCAGAACGCCGCGTGCAGCGTCTGTTATTGGGGCATGCCAGCGAATGCCAGATGGATAATGCAGGCCGTTTATTGTTAGCGAATACGCTTCGCCAACATGCACGACTGACCAAAGAAGTGATGCTGGTTGGCCAGTTCAACAAGTTTGAACTGTGGGATGAACAGACCTGGTATCAACAAGTCAAGGATGATATTGACGCTGAGCAGTCGGCGCAGGACCCACTATCTGATCGATTGCAGGATTTGTCGCTATAG
- the rsmH gene encoding 16S rRNA (cytosine(1402)-N(4))-methyltransferase RsmH, whose translation MQENYKHTTVLLDEAVNGLNIKADGIYIDGTFGRGGHSRLILSHLGEQGRLIAIDRDPEAIAAAALINDPRFSIVHGPFSQLSDYVDERGLRGNIDGILLDLGVSSPQLDDAERGFSFMRDGPLDMRMDPSRGVSAAEWLLKADEADIAFVLKTFGEERFAKRIARAIVERNREQPMTRTKELAEVIYVATPVKDKFKHPATRSFQAIRIWVNSELEEIERALKGALDVLAPQGRLSVISFHSLEDRIVKRFMREQSRGPQVPAGLPLTEAQLQKMGGRGLKALGKMMPGESEVAENPRARSSVLRIAERTDA comes from the coding sequence ATGCAGGAAAATTACAAACACACCACGGTGCTCTTGGATGAGGCAGTTAACGGTCTTAACATCAAAGCAGACGGTATTTACATTGACGGCACTTTCGGGCGCGGTGGTCATTCACGCCTGATCCTTTCTCATTTAGGTGAACAGGGACGCTTGATTGCTATCGATCGCGACCCTGAAGCGATTGCCGCCGCCGCATTAATCAATGATCCCCGGTTTTCCATCGTACACGGGCCTTTCTCTCAGTTAAGCGATTATGTCGATGAACGCGGCTTACGCGGCAACATTGACGGCATTTTGCTGGATCTCGGCGTCTCCTCGCCGCAGCTTGACGATGCAGAACGCGGCTTCTCCTTTATGCGTGACGGCCCGCTGGACATGCGCATGGATCCTTCTCGCGGAGTATCCGCCGCAGAATGGCTGTTGAAGGCTGATGAAGCAGATATCGCCTTTGTGCTGAAAACCTTTGGCGAAGAACGCTTTGCTAAGCGAATTGCGCGCGCCATCGTTGAGCGTAATCGCGAACAGCCAATGACGCGTACCAAAGAACTGGCCGAAGTTATCTACGTTGCCACGCCGGTGAAGGATAAGTTCAAACATCCGGCGACCCGCAGTTTCCAGGCGATACGTATCTGGGTAAACAGCGAGCTGGAAGAGATTGAAAGGGCGCTTAAAGGTGCGCTTGATGTGCTGGCACCACAGGGCAGATTATCCGTTATCAGTTTCCATTCGCTGGAAGATCGCATCGTGAAGCGTTTTATGCGCGAACAGAGTCGCGGTCCACAGGTGCCGGCCGGCTTACCGCTGACCGAAGCGCAGTTGCAGAAGATGGGTGGTCGCGGCTTGAAAGCGTTAGGCAAAATGATGCCAGGCGAAAGTGAAGTGGCGGAGAATCCGCGTGCGCGCAGTTCGGTACTGCGTATTGCGGAAAGGACCGACGCATGA
- the ftsL gene encoding cell division protein FtsL: protein MIGNERHSLPGVIGGDLLRHGKIPVITLIAVLVSAVLVVTTAHKTRLLTAQREQLVLERDALDIEWRNLILEENALGDHSRVERTATDKLHLQHVDPAQENIIVQQ from the coding sequence ATGATTGGCAACGAGCGCCACAGCCTGCCGGGCGTGATTGGCGGCGATCTGCTGCGTCACGGCAAAATTCCGGTAATTACGCTGATCGCGGTGCTGGTATCGGCAGTGCTGGTAGTGACCACGGCGCATAAAACGCGCCTGTTAACTGCCCAGCGCGAGCAGCTGGTGCTGGAGCGTGACGCTCTGGATATTGAGTGGCGTAACCTGATCCTTGAAGAGAACGCGCTGGGCGACCACAGTCGGGTCGAGCGCACCGCGACGGATAAGCTTCATCTTCAACATGTTGATCCAGCACAGGAAAATATTATTGTACAGCAATAA
- a CDS encoding peptidoglycan glycosyltransferase FtsI: MSAGKRTLKLKKPEDKASFVSWRFALLCGCILLALVGLLLRVAYLQVINPDRLVREGDMRSLRVQAVPTARGMISDRAGRPLAVSVPVNAIWADPKELHDRGGITLDSRWKALSDALSIPLDQLASRVNANPKGRFVYLARQINPAIGDYIKKLKLPGIHLREESRRYYPAGQVTSHLIGFTNIDGQGIEGVEKSFDKWLTGQPGERTVRKDRFGRVIEDVSSVDSQAAHNLTLSIDERLQALVYRELNNAVAFNKAESGTAVLVDVNTGEVLAMANSPAYNPNNLSNTPKDVMRNRAITDIFEPGSTVKPMVVMAALQRGVVKENSVLHTVPYRVNGHEIKDVARYNELTLTGVLQKSSNVGVSKLALAMPSSALVDTYSRFGLGKATNLGLVGESSGLYPQKQRWSDIERATFSFGYGLMVTPLQLARVYATIGSYGIHRPLSITKVDPPVAGERVFPESLVKTVVHMMESVALPGGGGVKAAIKGYRIAIKTGTAKKVGPDGRYVNKYIAYTAGVAPASQPRFALVVVINDPQAGKYYGGAVSAPVFGAIMGGVLRTMNIEPDALPSGDKSEMVNNIKEGSSDRS; the protein is encoded by the coding sequence ATGAGCGCCGGGAAACGCACGCTGAAATTGAAGAAACCGGAAGATAAAGCCAGCTTTGTAAGCTGGCGTTTTGCGTTGCTGTGCGGCTGTATTCTTCTGGCGCTGGTTGGCCTGTTGTTGCGCGTAGCCTATCTGCAGGTGATTAATCCCGATCGGCTGGTTCGCGAAGGCGATATGCGTTCCCTGCGCGTGCAGGCGGTGCCAACGGCTCGCGGCATGATCAGCGATCGCGCCGGACGGCCGCTGGCGGTGAGCGTGCCAGTAAACGCCATCTGGGCCGATCCAAAAGAGTTACACGATCGCGGCGGCATCACGCTGGACAGCCGCTGGAAGGCGCTTTCCGATGCGCTCTCTATTCCGCTCGATCAACTGGCAAGCCGCGTTAATGCGAATCCAAAAGGGCGCTTCGTTTATCTGGCGCGTCAAATCAATCCCGCCATCGGCGACTACATCAAGAAACTGAAGTTGCCGGGCATTCATCTGCGCGAAGAGTCACGCCGCTATTATCCGGCCGGGCAGGTCACTTCACACCTGATTGGCTTTACCAATATCGACGGGCAGGGCATTGAAGGCGTTGAAAAGAGCTTTGATAAGTGGCTGACCGGCCAGCCGGGCGAACGCACCGTGCGTAAAGATCGCTTTGGTCGGGTGATTGAAGATGTTTCATCGGTCGACAGCCAGGCAGCCCATAACCTGACGCTCAGTATCGATGAACGCCTGCAGGCTCTCGTCTATCGCGAACTCAACAATGCCGTCGCCTTTAACAAAGCAGAATCGGGCACCGCGGTACTGGTTGATGTGAACACCGGCGAAGTATTGGCGATGGCCAACAGCCCTGCGTACAACCCTAATAATCTCAGCAACACGCCAAAAGATGTGATGCGTAACCGGGCCATCACCGACATCTTCGAGCCTGGCTCGACGGTCAAACCGATGGTGGTCATGGCGGCGCTGCAGCGTGGCGTAGTGAAAGAGAACAGCGTGCTGCATACCGTGCCATATCGGGTAAATGGTCACGAGATCAAAGACGTGGCACGTTATAACGAATTGACCCTGACCGGCGTATTACAGAAGTCGAGTAACGTGGGCGTATCCAAACTCGCGTTAGCGATGCCCTCCTCAGCGTTAGTAGATACTTACTCACGTTTTGGACTGGGGAAAGCGACCAATCTGGGATTGGTCGGGGAAAGCAGTGGTTTATATCCGCAAAAACAACGGTGGTCTGACATTGAGAGGGCCACCTTCTCCTTTGGCTACGGGCTAATGGTAACGCCGTTACAGTTAGCGCGTGTCTACGCCACCATCGGCAGTTATGGCATACATCGTCCGCTCTCCATTACTAAAGTTGATCCGCCCGTTGCCGGCGAACGTGTTTTTCCCGAGTCGCTGGTGAAAACCGTGGTGCATATGATGGAAAGCGTAGCCTTACCGGGCGGCGGTGGCGTGAAGGCTGCGATCAAGGGCTACCGAATTGCGATCAAAACCGGTACCGCGAAAAAAGTTGGCCCGGATGGCCGTTACGTTAACAAATACATTGCTTACACCGCGGGCGTTGCGCCTGCCAGTCAGCCCCGTTTTGCGCTGGTGGTGGTGATTAACGATCCACAGGCAGGCAAATATTATGGCGGGGCGGTATCGGCACCGGTGTTTGGTGCCATCATGGGCGGCGTGTTACGCACCATGAACATTGAGCCTGATGCGTTACCGAGCGGTGATAAAAGCGAAATGGTGAACAACATTAAAGAGGGTTCCAGTGACAGATCGTAA
- the murE gene encoding UDP-N-acetylmuramoyl-L-alanyl-D-glutamate--2,6-diaminopimelate ligase, protein MTDRNLRELVAPWVSGAPSRPLRDMTLDSRAAASGDLFVAVAGHHVDGRHFIPQAIAQGVAAIIAEAEGEAEDGDIRDMHGVPVIYLAQLQQRLSALAGRFYQQPADKLRLIGVTGTNGKTTTTQLLAQWAQLLGENSAVMGTVGNGLYGELTPAENTTGSAVEVQQLLHSLQQRGATLAAMEVSSHGLVQHRVAALPFSAGVFTNLSRDHLDYHGDMAQYEAAKWLLFSEHSVGVVVINADDETGFRWLQNLPDAVAVTMAENLEPGCRGRWLKATAVSYHDNGATVAFASSWGEGTIESRLMGAFNVSNLLLALATLLALDYPLAQLIATGNQLQPVCGRMEVFSAPGKPVVVVDYAHTPDALEKALEAARLHCKGQLWCLFGCGGDRDKGKRPLMGAIAEQFADVVVITDDNPRGEDPKAIVDDILTGLLDPGRVRVVAGRAQAVTNSIMQAKPDDIVLVAGKGHEDYQIVGNRRLDYSDRLTVARLLGVIA, encoded by the coding sequence GTGACAGATCGTAACTTGCGCGAGCTGGTGGCGCCGTGGGTAAGCGGCGCGCCATCGCGTCCGCTTCGCGACATGACACTTGATAGCCGCGCGGCGGCATCGGGCGATCTGTTTGTCGCAGTCGCAGGTCATCACGTTGATGGTCGGCATTTTATTCCGCAAGCCATTGCCCAGGGCGTGGCGGCGATCATCGCGGAAGCAGAAGGCGAAGCTGAAGACGGAGATATCCGCGACATGCATGGCGTGCCGGTTATCTATCTTGCTCAGCTGCAGCAGCGCCTTTCTGCGCTGGCGGGACGCTTCTACCAGCAGCCTGCCGATAAGCTGCGCCTGATTGGCGTGACCGGCACCAATGGCAAAACGACGACTACGCAGCTGCTGGCGCAGTGGGCGCAGCTGTTGGGAGAAAACAGTGCGGTGATGGGCACGGTGGGCAACGGCCTGTACGGCGAGTTGACGCCAGCTGAAAACACCACCGGTTCAGCGGTTGAAGTGCAGCAGCTGTTGCACAGCCTGCAACAGCGCGGCGCGACGCTGGCGGCAATGGAAGTCTCTTCACACGGGCTGGTACAGCATCGCGTTGCGGCGCTGCCTTTCTCCGCGGGCGTGTTCACCAATCTCAGTCGCGATCATCTCGATTATCACGGTGATATGGCGCAGTACGAAGCCGCTAAATGGTTGCTCTTCTCTGAGCACAGCGTCGGCGTCGTCGTGATCAACGCTGATGATGAAACGGGTTTTCGCTGGCTGCAAAATCTGCCCGACGCGGTTGCGGTCACCATGGCTGAAAACCTCGAGCCGGGCTGTCGCGGTCGCTGGTTAAAAGCCACCGCGGTGAGCTATCACGACAACGGCGCGACCGTTGCATTTGCCTCAAGCTGGGGCGAAGGCACAATCGAAAGCCGCCTGATGGGGGCGTTTAACGTCAGCAATCTTCTGCTGGCGTTGGCCACGCTGCTGGCGCTTGATTATCCCCTTGCGCAGTTGATCGCCACTGGCAACCAACTGCAACCGGTCTGCGGGCGTATGGAAGTGTTCAGCGCGCCAGGCAAGCCGGTGGTGGTGGTCGATTATGCCCATACGCCAGATGCGCTGGAAAAAGCGCTTGAAGCGGCGCGTTTGCACTGCAAAGGCCAGCTATGGTGCCTGTTTGGCTGCGGCGGCGATCGCGACAAAGGTAAACGTCCGCTGATGGGCGCGATTGCTGAGCAGTTTGCCGATGTTGTGGTGATCACCGACGATAATCCACGCGGCGAAGATCCCAAAGCGATAGTGGACGATATCCTCACTGGCTTGCTTGACCCGGGCCGCGTGCGCGTCGTTGCTGGTCGGGCACAGGCGGTAACTAACAGCATCATGCAGGCCAAACCTGACGACATTGTGCTGGTCGCTGGCAAAGGCCATGAAGATTATCAAATTGTCGGCAATCGCCGACTCGACTATTCCGACCGCCTGACCGTGGCGCGCCTGCTGGGAGTGATTGCATGA